From the Psilocybe cubensis strain MGC-MH-2018 chromosome 6, whole genome shotgun sequence genome, the window GAATACACAGCAAGATCTTTTTACTGTCGTTTTATATGAAATTTTAGGGAACTAAGGCCTCGACAACTTTCGGGAGTCTGCAAACTGGAGAACAACTCCACTGTGTTCTGACAATAGCGCAGGATAAAAACAGCCGGAACAAACATCCGAAATGCCTGTTGAAGGAGGGTAAAACCGTGGCATATCGGTGTAAAAGATAAGAAAAAGCAGTCTCAAGTCCCGTGGATTGTGTCAGGCTGGGTGCTAGAAGATAGGTTTGAAGAAGAGATTTCAAGTTGAAGTTGCAAGTCGTGCGAAATCGGACAAACACGCGATTACATGCGCCAGTCACATGCTTCTACGCGTCATTTAGACTTTCTTGGCCTTGCCTTGGCCTCGATCGAATGCGAATGGTCTCCAGTGTCAATCATCCAGTCGAGCTAGATCTCAAGTAAAAGAGATAATCTCTCAGAGGAACTGGTAAGCCTTAGACATATACAAAAAAATTTCCCGCTGTATTTTATGTGAGTTCTCCGACTTTGGCCCAAAAAAGGTGCGACAAGAGGCAGAAATATCTATTTTTGGAATGTCTAATATTAGGTCAAACCTCTAAAATTATGTCACTGGCAGTTGTTCTCTTTTGCCAAGCACCGATGGACACCTAGTAATTCGAAGATGGGAGGAACCACACCATGGCCTGACAGAGGAAAACGTTGATGAACTTCTATCTCGCCTACCTAGACAACTTACCGCGCACTCTGAGATAATGGCCACTGCAGTTATTGTGTGCTCGGAGCCTATCTCGTGGATAATCCGTCGGATGCGCAGCTCCCACCTACAGCATATGATTGGATGTCCAGATAAAATTGCAGAAGCTATGGTCATGACTAACATTGTAACCGAGGACAGGTGGTTTGCGAAAAAAAATGGCGCGGACTGTCCGCCAgactgtccgccggactgtccgccggactCATAGGCCTTTGGGTGGGCCTGTGTGACTTGGGTGAGTGACAGCCGTGCTCACTCTGCTCTACAGCGATCAGTGGCCTTCCCCGACACATTACCGCCCTCCGCCCCCCGCCCCCGACCTGGCCATGAGAATGCTAAGTGCCACTGGTTAATATTTTAATGGCACCCCGCCTCTCCTGTATTTTTCCGCCTTTTCCACCAGTTACTCCTGCGGTGTGCTACTTCCATAGACAAGGCCCGTTTAGGTAGTATTTATTGTAGCTGTTTTAGTAGACAATAGATGTAAAATGCTAATACAATTACATCGTTGAACAACTTCTAACCTTGCAACCATTATGTCCTCTTCATCTAGTGCATATTCTTCATCTACTCTCCAATCAATCCTTCAAATCCAAGCTAGTATTGCCAAATATTTGGACTTTGAAGGATGTTTGAAGTTCATTGAACTTATCCAACTCCTAAAGCCAACAATCTGTCTGTCACAACAACCAGGACTAGCAGAATCTGATGCGGGTGAAGACAAATGTCCAGCACGGTTGCGTCTGAACGTACACACTTTTCTCGCACAATCTTTAAGTGTCGATCATGAGGCTATGAAGATTATTTGGCGTGCAATGGCCAATATTGCGTGGAATTTTAGGGTTGATGAAAGCTGTGTTCATTCCTTTGGTCAACGTCATATTCAATGCTTTCTTGACTATGGAAGACAGAATGGCATAGGTGAGTTAGCATATATATCAAGCTAAAACCACTACTAATTCTAAAATCGGAGCCTTTTATCATCTAATGCCTCCTGTTCGTCATTGCCTTGATCCACGATGTGTTATCAAGCCCAAGACTTCTAAAAAGGATGAGCTCCATCGACGTCCACTGAAAGAAGCACATAGCCGTTCTGTTACTGTTTTTACACAATCATTTGGACCCATCCCGGGTATTTCTACTTCAATGTTTTGTTCGGGTATGTGTTTAgtattgttattttgttGAAACTCCCCCTTCTAACAATAATAAACGCAGGATGCCAAACTCGATACTACCCTAACTACTGGGTAGATAGAGCACAATCCACTCGGACATTTTACCGTATACATCGCACCTTTCTGCATGTTACAGAAGGAATTTTTATGGACATTGCCACGTTGGAATTGTTTACGACAATGATGTTGACGTCTTGGtagcttctttcttttgttgTGAATTTCTTCCATTAACTTGGAGTGTACAGGACTTCTGCTTCAAATTGTGCCCGCATCTATAATGAAGCAATAGCTTCAAAGTCCCTGTCATCCTCTCTTCCTGCAGCATATTCCAAAAGCATGGTGCTAGAACACAATGACGTATGGAATGGTCTTAGTCTCTTCTGGCTTCTTGAAGActcggaagaagaagatgaggtCTTACAAATTGACCATGTAGCGCCTAGTCAAGCCATCCGCCTCAGAAAAGCCTTAAAGAGACGGAACCTTCGGATGGCAGGGACTGGTCAGGAAGCTTGGAACCATGTATGTGATTTATGCTGCTGGTATAATGATTTGCCCGATGGAACACAGagtaaattttgaaaatttatGATTCTAGTGATATATAACTCATGCTTGATTCTAGCTTTCCTTCGTTCTGTGGTTACTGATGGCATAACTATTGGACGGCCTACCTGCTCTATTCATGACTGCGATATTCCTTTGGATTCCGTCAAACATCGGTTCTGCCCTACACATAAAGATCAGAACCTTATCTGTGCGGTTACTAGCTGCTCAGCTCCCATTGATGAGGGCTATCAAACGTGCAGTCTGAAGGATCACCGAGCTCTTGAAGCATACAACGATATCCACAATAAAGCAATGTTTCAATTAAAACTTCGGCTTGCCCGTCTCAAAACCTCACAGCCCACTGATGCCTTTTCCACTGATGATGGCCAGTCAACCATATTTggcgatgaagaggtttTGATTGACGCCAATGGTGTCTGTGACGAGAAGTCAGAGAAGGGTAATCAAACATTGCGAGCTCGGTTTGGAAGGCGACGCACTCATAATGAAGAGCTGTGTGTGGCATCGTGTGGTGTAATTCTTGGACGAGCAACATTCTATGGTTCAGAGGCCCCAAACGGAGTACGGGTGCGTCATTTTTCTTGCTTCTAGAGAATTGTTGCTTATTTAATTTTCAGACATTTTGGAAGACTTTGTTTCCTACCCAAAAGTCTCTTCCAGGAGTTCTTTGGCACGACAATAACTGTCGAATTATGTTAATGcttgaaaaggagaaagacacGTACTTTTCCCACTCAGCATTACCCGTTGACGTATTCCATTTCAAGTGTAAACATAAAGCTCAAGACGACAAATGTAATGCCAATTGTAACCCAGCAAAATGGCCCGAGCTTATGACGCCTGATGGGAAGTGGCGTTTTAACTCATCTGCAGCAGAACAAGCCAACGCTTGGCTAGGAGGGTATCAAGCCATTGTTCGTGAGATGCAGGCCGACAGATATGAATTCTTTTTGGACGAGTTAATCAAGAGGCGAAATCGAAACATCATTAAGGATTTGgagaaaaaagggaaaaatcCACATGAAATCCCAAGGGATTTTTTACTCAAGCCAGATACACCCAGAGTCGATTAGTGATATGTAGGAAGTTGTAATAAAGAGCATTAGAAATCATGTTGGAACCTACATTAGTTGTTGTGAACAAGCAGCAATCCGGGTTTAGTTGTTGCTCTGTGTCTTGAAAGCCTGCCGCTCGCACGATAACCCCGGCCCAGGGGTGATCCTTGGTGTTATCAAACAAGCGGCAGTTTTTCAAAACATGCATCCAGTATTGCCTCGCTACCCCACAACAATAAGCTGTAATAAGCTTTGCCACTGATGAAACTGAGAAACACATATGGGCACGGCGTCAACAAAGTGTGAAGTGTGAATGCCAGTTTATTGAAAGCTAGGGTGCTAACACTCGATCAATAACCAGACCCAGAACAAACGTGAatcaaaaacattgaaactgAAGGCAGGAAATCGCATTAACATGCCGAAAACTCACCGCGTCATATATCAACCCATGCTGATCCCACACCTTGACTTGACTCGCAGCACCTCCGCAACGCCCAACATCCTTCACACGCGCTGTTGTCACGCATGTCTACcacctcatcctcatcctcctttcCTAAGTATTGATGCGCATACATGCTTCCGGGGTACATTGGCATTTCGTGTTCTACATCACTCTGGCACACTGAGGTCGAGTTGAGAAACGTTCGTCCGGTTGATGAGAGAGATGAGGTTGTGGGGTTGTGGGCAGCATTGTGGAGACAATATTGAACGGGAGTCGCAAAAGGGAAGAGACCGATTCTGAATACCACTTTTGAGTTGTACAGAGAACAGGATTGCGCTGAGCTCTGAGTCCGTCGGCGTCCGCGTGAGCGCACCCATGACATCTGCGAGCTCGTTAATAAGTAGCCGCTTCTCCCCAATCCACCGAGTAACTCTGTCAGCGTCTATTAATTCCAACAGCTCAGGATCATCCTTCATTTGCTCGCGGGTCAGCATAATGCGATATGCAGCCTGTCCAGAATCCACCACATGATCCGTCGAACCAAGTTCCTTCAGCATTGCTGCTCGAGTGAGCGACTTGATACCATCGGCGGCTAATATGATATCAGCCTCGACTCGCACGGCTGGACCTACTAATGGCGTAGCCAAGAACGATGGCTTCCTGTCATCCCCGCCAAAATTCACTTCAGATACGGCAGTCGAGAAGTGAAAGGTAATGGCAGATTGTGCTTTGCAGCCTTCGTAAAGGCTCCCAGCGAGCGAGGCACGGTGTCCTACCATGTGAGCGTAGCCATATTTATCTTTGACGGAGTCGAACTCGACAAAGCCGAGCTCTTTGTCGGTTGTTCCCTCTGGGAAGATTTAAGCACATTGATTTACTATGTCAAGAACTGATATTACTTACGTCTGATGCTCGTGCTCTTGACTAAGACAGCCTCGGACTCGATCTTTTTCCAAACGCCGAGTTTATCGAGAATGCGTGCCATATTGGGGGCAAGTTGAATTCCTGCTCCTACAAAACCTAGGTTGGGCGCAGTTTCGTAGACATCGATATAGAGAAACCCTTCGTGTGCTAACGAGAGGGCACAAGTGAGGCCACCCATGCCTTGATACTAGCTATGAGTTCATCATGTGAGTCAACTAACCGGAGGAAGGAGCTCACCTGCTCCAAAGACCGCGACTCTCAACCGTCTGACGTCGTCGAAGGTCATCGTTATCAGACCTAGAGAAAGACACAAGACTCAGTGAACATGATGCATGAACGACTATGTTCCAATCTACCTAGAGAAAGACACGAGACTAGATAATAGTGTAGTTAGTGACTAGGCGAGAGGATGCTAAAGGGAGAGTGGAAACTTTACCTCAGTGAACATGATGCATGAACGACTGAGGGAAAGAGGGCCGATGGATTTATTGAGACGGAAGCTATGAGCGCAATGAGCAGGTCATTCCTTGGGGAAGAGTGCTGTAGACATACCACAATTAAAAAACTCGCACTTGTTTCCGGCTACAAATACAAGCCAGAGCCCGTTGTCATCCAAAAAATTTCGATGGAGTGATTTGACGGACTTACAGCACGGATTTTGAGGTCGGGTCTTGCAGGGAGTCTTGACGTTGACGAGCGAGCTGTTCTACTCGCCTCTCAGTGACCGGGGGTTGTTGATGTGGTTTTGAGTATGTTGCCAGTGTATTTCCGTGCCCGAAAATTCCTGGTAACATACTCTCTGCCTCTTGGTTGGTGGAAACAGCGAACGGGTGTGTTGGGAGGTGTAAACGATGGATGTGCACACGGTCATGTGACTACACGCGCCCTCACGACTTCGTCAATTTCTGGGTCGTCGGATTGGCATTAACTGTAAATTTGTTCAATTGTAATATAAGTAATCGTTACAAAGTGCTACTGTAGCTACAGAGAATCAGGCTCTAAAGTCAAGTCAATGATTTCCCAGGTACCAAAAGCAATGCCAGGATGAGCAGAAACATCCTGCTTGATAGGTTTTTGGCCTGGAGAATCCACGGTCAGGTCAATAATATCACCGCTGATAACAGCACgctcttttccttttgcaGAGCCAGTGAGGGTAATACTATcactcttctcttcttttatAGTAGGAGTAGATATTGCTGCATCCTTGGTGATAGCATGCTTGTCTTGCAAAAGTTGCATTACTTCTAGCATAGAAATCCGAAGATCTTCTTGAATGAGAAGTGTCACTGTTTCAGGAAAAAGCACCTCTTCAATAACTGAATCATAGGTGAGAGGCTGTAGAATTGACATATCTATGTCTTCTGAATCTTCAGGAAACATTTCTCTTAGCTCAGAAATAATAAGAGCTTGTATCTCTGGACCATAGCTTTGTAGAAGATACAAATTAGTAAATCTAGCCATCTAAGAGCAGTATAAAATTACTTACTAGGCAATGCAATCTAAAAGAAGTTGATTCTTTGATTTATCCGGagtttgactgcagctagcttcaaaggtttttctGGAATTACAGAAAAACATGCTTTCTTCAGGGTCCATAAGAACGTAACAAAGTAATTCTTTATCACCCTGGATTTGATGACGGAGACTGGATATCTTTTCTTTGGTCAATAATCCACCATTGACATTAGACTGAGCTATATGAGGCAAGGAAATATGGGAAAGAGGGCTGACACGAGCACTAGGACTGATGTTTTCTGAAGAACTTGAGTCATCCAAGCTGTCTGAAGAGGAGGACTCAGAAAAGGTATCTGGAATATCCTGGGGGTTTTTTAAGGCAGCCTGTAATGACCTATATGTTGCCTGTTTCGAGTTGCCCATGTCCACAAAATAGCCAACAATATCTTTGTCATATGTTTTCCAATAAGATTTGTGTTCATAAAATGTGGATTTGTGAAAAGAAGCATCTGGAAAAGCAGCATAGAAAGCATCTTTGACACTTATACGAGATCTTGGACGAATAGATAATGCAGATTTCTTGGATGACTTCATATAAGGGTTGCTTCTAGAGGTTTGAGATTTGGATAGTGTTTCTTGCATTTGAAGAAATCCATTGTGAATTTGATAGACCTTGAAATCAAACGGCCACTGCTTTGTAGAGTTATGAGATTTCTTTAGAAcctttggtggtggtggtaagtTATGAGATTTCTTTAGAACTTTTGGTGGTGGGGGTAAATCACTGTCTGATGAATTTGGGgttctatatccatgtggGCGCTTCTTCCTAGGAATATGGATATGATTTGATAAAATTGGACTAGCAGACCGATTTCTTGAGGTAGAATGTGTAATTGTTAGAGAAGATGCTTCCTGTATTGCAGATTGACGAATAGGCGACACTAATGTGGTGTGTTGTTGGGCTAACAAAGCTTGTGATGTCTTTGGTTGTAGTTTGAGCTCATCTTCAATTCCAGGACAGTGCTCTAATGTTTCTCTAAGGCTTGGACGGATTTTTAAAATCAGTCTTTGGCCCTTTTCAACAGTAAGAACACTTTCCATGGTGAGAGTTACCCATTCTCCTTTCCAGTAATCCAGTTTGGTTGTTGGCTGAAGCTCCAAGTTTTTCATTAACTCAGCAGAGTCTGACAAGCGAAAATGGGGAAAGGATTGTATATAATATTCAAGCCTAATAGGAGGCTGTCCATTCTAGAAGAATATTATTAACTGCTTGAATATAAACAAGAATATGAACTCACAGTGTGATATACAACCAAAATACATGTTCTTTTTCGTTGTTCATCCATTTCATGTTGTTTAACTTTTAGAGATTTGAGGTTTCGGGTATGACTAAGTAATCCTGTTCGCTTTTGTGCCCATGTACCTCCTACAGGTTGAGCCAGGCCTCTTGGAATAACCTGTCCAAGTCCGAACTGAGTAGCAGGTGGTGTAGAAATAACCATATCCTGGTTTGGGGATTGATTTGGAGAGACCTGAGAAGCAGAAATATTGAAAGGGCTCGGTGGTGGTGAGATAGAAATGTTTTGGgtaacagattgggtagaaag encodes:
- a CDS encoding FAD-dependent monooxygenase OpS4, translating into MTFDDVRRLRVAVFGAGMGGLTCALSLAHEGFLYIDVYETAPNLGFVGAGIQLAPNMARILDKLGVWKKIESEAVLVKSTSIRQGTTDKELGFVEFDSVKDKYGYAHMVGHRASLAGSLYEGCKAQSAITFHFSTAVSEVNFGGDDRKPSFLATPLVGPAVRVEADIILAADGIKSLTRAAMLKELGSTDHVVDSGQAAYRIMLTREQMKDDPELLELIDADRVTRWIGEKRLLINELADVMGALTRTPTDSELSAILFSVQLKSGIQNRSLPFCDSRSILSPQCCPQPHNLISLINRTNVSQLDLSVPE